TTCATTCATGCCATCAACTAAAACCGGCATACCTAAACCATTCATACCAGCCACTGCATATTTGCTAGTCCAATTGAGCCCTGTCCCAGGCTTACTATCAGCACCAACTCCAGCAATAGGTAAATTTCTTGGGATCACGGTCAATTGAGAGTTGAGAGCAAGCCCAAACTCCATGGTGCGGCCATAAACAAATCCATTGTCGCTCCCCTTTAGCAAAAAGCTAGTGCAGGCATTACTGGAGAGCGGCGCGATGATCAATAGGATCGATATCAATAGCGCGAGAAATTGCTTGATTGTTTGATTCATGGGAACTCCTGCAATAGATTGATTAATGTATGCCCAAAATTAGAATTTATTGAAAAGCAGTCATTTAGACACGCTGATTCTAAAGGAGCATTATTACTGATAAGCTATTTTCTTTAAGAACATCGCTATAGGTATCAATAAGCCTGGTTCAACTAGAATGGCTTATCTTTTCCAATATAAATAAGGGAATATCAATGAGCCTCATTCATAAACTGCAGTGGCGCTATGCCACTAAAAAAATGGACCCATCAAAGATGGTCCCCCAAGAGAAAGTTGATCAAATTCTTGAGGCAATCCGCTTGACGGCCAGCTCTAGCGGACTACAACCCTATGAAGTACTGGTAATTACCAATCAGGAAATCCGTGAACAAATAAAACCTATTGCTAACGGCCAATCTCAAATTACAGATTGCTCACACTTACTTGTATTTGCAGCCTGGGATAACTACACGGCTGAGCGTATTAATGATGCATTTGATATGACTGAGGAAATCCGCAACTTCACCAGCGAGGCAGGAACGGCTTATCGTCAAATGCTTCTGAAAGCTTATCCAGCAAGAGATGCAGAAGTCAATTTCACGCACGCTGCGAAACAGGTTTACATTGGACTTGGTACTGCATTAATTGCGGCTGCTTATGAAGAAGTCGATAGCACCCCAATGGAGGGATTTGATCCAAAAGCACTCGATGCCATTCTGAACCTCAGGGAAACGGGGTTGCGCAGTGTTGTGATGCTCCCGCTAGGCTACAGAAAATCTGATGAAGATTGGCTGCTTAAGCTCAAGAAGGTGAGAAGACCCAAAGAAAGTTTCATTAGCTGGATCAAATAAATATCCAGTAAGAGCCAAAAATACCAGCCCCAGGGTTGGTATTTTTATTTATAGTAGATCTATGTACGGCGAATAAGCGATGCCTGGAGTTCTGTAGAATCAAGTACATGAAGCCAACTATCAAAATTGACTACGTATCAGATATAGCTTGTCCTTGGTGCGCCGTGGGACTTGGCAATCTCAATCAAGCAATAGCCCAGCTAAGCGATAAGGTAGACTTTGAAGTGCATTTTCGACCCTTTGAACTTAATCCCAATATGCCTTTGGGCGGACAAGATGCCATTGAGCACCTCACTGAAAAGTACGGCTTAAGCGCAGAGCAAGTCAAAGCCAATCAAGCCAATATTCGCACCAAAGCATTAGAAGCTGGATTTGAATTTCATCCAGAAGGCCGGAAACGGGTTTACAACACCTTTAATGCCCATCGCCTTTTGTACTGGGTCGCCAAAGAATATGACCTGCAAAAACAGGCCGCTCTTAAAAAAGAATTACTCAACACCTACTTTTGTATGGCAGTAAACCTAGATGATCAGAACAATTTACTAGAGGCAGTTAAACGAGCTGGCTTAGATGCTCAAAGAGCACAAGAAGTTCTGAGTGCTAATGAATTTGCCAATGAGGTCAGGAAAGAAGAGGCTGCGTATACAGGCGCAGGCATCAGCTCTGTTCCGTCGATCATCCTGAATGATCAATACCTCTTACAAGGCGCTCAAGCCCCAGAGTCCTTTGTGAATGCATTTGAGCAGCGCATTCAAGGGGCCTAAAGAGATAAACCTCACCATTGTGCATGAGGGTTTGCTTTTCTGGTGCTCACCAGGACTTAAATCTGGGGCCAAAGGATTTATGAAAGTAGATGCTCAAAGAAAACCACTAGGATTTCAAGAGGTTATGCCTCCTAAATATCGGTGAGCGAGCATTTGTGTGACTAAATTAACAAGATCACAAGAAACGCTCCCCCATTCTTTGGTTTTCAAAGTCAAAAAACTTTTGAGTGATGACCTAGAGCAAACTCAGAAAATTTAGCCACACTAAGTAACTTGACATCGCTTCGATAATTTCCAATCAGCTGTATGCCCAGTGGCAATCCATTCCTTGACTTACCTGCAGGGATAGTGATCGAAGGAATTCCCAAAAAACTCCAGAGAGCACAGAAAATCGGATCGCCAGTAGAGACTAAGCTCTTTGGGGCTTCCCCACTTGCAGGGGCCATTAAGAATGCATCAAATTCATCAAAATAAGCACCGATAGAGGCACGCAGTTTTTTCTGTAAAAACTTGGCGGCAATATAGGCAGGTGCACTGTGTTGTAAACCTCTTGCTACTAACTCTTGAATATGAATGCTCAGTAAATCATTTACTTTTTCAGAATGAGCCGCATGAATTTCTGCGGCTTCAGATTCCATAATAAGATTCATTGCCTGAATCGCATCCCAATACTCTTGTGGCAAGGATAGTTTTTGAACGACAGCACCTGACTCCTCAAGCTTTTGCGCGGCCAATTTCAAAGCCTGCTTTTGGTCATCGGACATCATATGATCTAGCGGCGTTTCCAGTAAGGCGATCTTCGGCTTATCTAACATAGGCAATTCTCTGTTGACACTAAATACCAGATCGGGGAGAACAATTAACTCCGGGTCAGACGAATCACTATTTTTTAAATTATTAAAAGCAAACGCCATATCATCAACTGACCGTGTGAAAAATCCAATATGGTCGAGCGAATAAGACAAGGCGTGAGCTCCAGACTTGGAAACTGCTCCATAGCTCGCCTTGTATCCCACTACCCCGCAATATGCTGCCGGCCTAATGATGGAACCTTGTGTTTGCGAACCTAGCGCCAAAGGAACAATCCCGGCACCAACAGATGCCGCTGATCCACTAGAGGATCCACCGGGCGTATGTTCTGCATTAATAGGGTTTGTCGTTGGACCCGGATTGCGCCATGCAAATTCAGTGGTAACTGATTTACCAAAAATTACTCCGCCAAGACTACGAATTTTTTTAACGATGGCAGCATCTTCAACGGGAGTTTTATCTTTATAGATAGGTGACCCATTGGTCGTTGGAAGATCAAACGTATTAATAATGTCTTTTACGGCAATTGGAATTCCTGAGAGTGGGCCAGACTTTATCTGCCTTGCCATTGACTCCATTGAAGCTCTTGAGACAAAAGCCTTGAGAACCGGCTCCACTTCATTCGCTTTATCAAAAGATGCTTGCACCACATCCATGGGTTTTAATTGATTAGCAGCAATTAAGTTACAAGCCTCAGTTATTCCAATTATTTTTTTCATATTTTTTAGTTAATTCAAAGAAATGGGGCGTAAAAATACGCCCCAGTTGATCAATAATCGCGATTACTTCAGTTTTATAGCGTTTTGAATATAAGTTTCGTTAATGAAGTTTTCAAATACAGGCTGCTCTTTTAGATTACCCAAGGCAATTTGTGTGTCCATGGAAATTTTGAGTGCTGCAGGAGTAATTTGAACGCTCTTAGGAAACACGTTCTCACTCATCATGCGAGTCACTGCATTTTCAACTACTTGTGGATCTAGCGTTGGGAATTCTTTCTTAGCAACCTCGATTGCACCCTTAGGATCTTTAGCCATAAAACGAAGTGCAACTTCCATGCCATTAACCATTCTCTGAGCAGAAACAGGGTCAACAGTCTTCATTGCAGTAATGGAAGAGAAAGCGTAAGCGCCATAAGTTTTCGGGAAGCCCAAAACAACCTTCATTCCCTTAATTGCTACTTGATCTAGGCCTGGCTCGTATAAGACTGCTACTTTAGCTTGGCCGCCCAATAAGGCTGCTGGCTCAGTACCAAGAGGAACTTGGATCATATCAATATCTTTATCACTCATGCCATTTTCTTTAAGCAACTTTAGGAATAAAGAAGTGCTTGTTGTTGGCATTAAACCAGTCACTACTTTTTGACCCTTGATATCTTTAATGCTAGTAAATTTAACATCAGGAGCTGTTGCAATCCATACGGCTGCACCATTCACTGCATTACTAATCACACCAACATTGGCACCTTTGGAGGCAGCAATAGCAGTCCACTCAGGACCATGGATTGAAAATTGTGAACTTCCTGAAAGGACTGAAGATAATGCTGCGGTAGGAGATCCTGCAGTTTCTTTAATGACACTTAAACCTTGGTCTTTAAAGAAACCTTTATCAATTGCGACATAAAGGGGTAAATACAACATCGACTGAAATGCCTGAGAAATAGTGACTGTTTTTACTTCAGCAGTTGCGCTAAACGACGCGCCAGAAATGGCTAACGCCGCAACCGTTACTTGTAGCTTTCTATAAATCGATTTCATGAAAAACCTCCGTGAGATTATTAAAAAAATTACATCCGAATTTGTGTACGTCCTGCATCATCGCGCCATGGGAATAAGAGGCGCTCTAGTGCATCAATGCCGTGATACAGAAAGAAACCTACGATCATGAGCATGAATAAACCAACCCAAACTGAATTAAGTTCGTACAAGCTTGATGCGTTGTAAATCATGTGTCCCAAGCCAGCCTTTGATGAAATGAATTCACCTACAACCGCACCAACCAATCCAAAACCCACGTTGATACGAAAGTTGGAAACGATTGCTGGCATTGAAGAAGGAACAACTACCTGACGAAATATTTGCTTGCGATCAGCGCCCATCGAATACAGCAACGATTGCAAATCCTTGTCAGCCTCTTTGGTTGCTTGATGGGCCGCAATAAGGGCAATGATGGCTGTCATGGAGACGACCAATACAACCTTAGCACCTAAGCCCGTACCAAACCAAAGCAAAATAATGGGAGCCAAGGCAATTTTTGGGACGCTATTAATAGCAACAATGAATGGTTCAACAATTTGAGAAACCCATTTCGAATACCACAATAGCAAACCAATGCTTGTTCCAACAAGGGTGCCAATGACAAAACCCAATAAAGCCTCCCAGAGTGTGTATCCCGTATCAATAAAGATGGAGTAATCCATCACACTTGCGATAAAACGCTTCCAAATACCAAACGGAGTGCCAATTAAAAACTCTGAGATAAGCCCAAACTCTGCCAGGGTTTGCCAAATAGCAAAGAAAATGACCACTGATAAGATTTGGATTAGGGACTTTCCAAGACCCGTATCCAGCATTTGACTCATATTGCGCTTTTCTTGACTCATACCACTTCATCCTTTCTAGTTTGGATATCCAACTCTGAACAAAGCAGATGAAAATATTCTCCGAAATTTTTATGCGATCTAGCCTCTATTGGCGAGGAGCGCTCAATATCAATTTGATGCACATTTTTTACTAGGGTGGGCCTGGTACTTAGAGCAACTACCCGTTTAGATAGAGCGACAGCTTCATCAATATCGTGAGTGACCAGAATGACTGTCTTTTTAAACTTTGCTACGGCATCTAACAAAACGCTCTCAAGGTACAGCCTGGTTTGGTAATCTAAAGCTGAAAATGGCTCATCCAACAAGAGGATGTCAGGATCCATTAGGAGAGTACGAATGAGTGCAACGCGCTGTCGCATACCACCTGATAGAGTTTGAGGGTAAGCTTTTTCAAATCCAGATAAGCCAAAAGTATTGAGATAGTCTCTTGCCTTTTCCACTCCATTAGCATCATCCTCGCCACGCACCCGCAATCCAAGCATGACATTCTCAAGAACTGTGCGCCATGGGAACAGCAGATCTTTTTGCATCATGTAGCCCACCTTACCTCTTAGGCTTTGAATTTTGTTGCCTCGATAGATCATATTGCCGCTATCAGTCTCTAGCAGACCGGCGATGATATTGAAGATGGTTGACTTTCCGCAGCCACTAGGCCCGATGATGCTCAAAAAATCCTGCTCCATCACGTCAAATGTGAGTCCGTTAAGAACGGGAACTGGTCCGCCTTTGCTGGCGAATGATTTATGTATTGAATCCAATGAAAGCTGAACTACAGGGTTAGTCACTATCAATCTCCATTAAATATTTTTATTAGGGTTGATACTTACATGCGCTTGCACTACAAACGAGTCCAATTGCATTCATTTAGTGCGGCATTCATCGATAAGAGTGCAGCATTCATCAATCTGGTGCGCGCCTTCAACTCATTGTTGAATCAAAATAAAAAATGTCGATTGGTTTATATCGATGTTTATTTTGGGATTGATCTCATCCGAAGCCATCAGCACTTGCAATATTGATTAACCACAACCTACAAATAGCTCATTGCTTAACTAGCAAACCTATATGCTTATTGGTGTTGAAGTGAACGATGTCTGGAGATTGCTTACACACCGAGTGGCATGGAAAGAAAAACGACTTAGGAATTTCTCCCTAAGTCGTTGTTTTCATTGGCAGCCCTACCAGAACTTGATCCTGGATAAAAGCTCAATTCAAAAAAGACCTGAATTTAAAAATGGTTTTCAATGATCATTTCTGATTTAGGGATAAATCCTGGCTTTGGCCATGCTGGTTTAATTCCCTTGCCAATTACCAACATCGCAGCAATGGCATAGTCTTTAGGCAAATGAATCAACTCCGCAACCTTGTCAAAATCAAAACCAACCATTGGGCAAGAATCGTAGCCCATTGCTTTAGCTGAAAGCATCATGGTTTGCAACATGATTCCAGCAGAGCGCATTGCTTCGTCTCTTTGTAGTTGCTCTTTACCAGCGTAAAAAGGATGAATCCAGGGAACTAATATATCTTGAGCTTCTTTAGGAGCATTGACCCAATATCGGGCAGGATCTTTTTCCCATGCCTTGATATCAACAGTCACTACAAATAGTAAAGATGCCTCGGTAACTTGAGCTTGATTATTTGCAGCTTCACGCAACTGAGCTCTGAGGGCCTTGTCAGTAACATTCACCAAACGCCAGTGTTGGATATTGAATGAAGATGGCGCTTGCATAGCGAGATCTAACAGCTGGTCAGTCTCTTGCTTAGTAAATTCATGGCTTGGGTCAAAATGCTTAACAGCCCTGCGTTCGCGGATTACATCAAATGTATTCATTAACTTCCTTGATGAGATTTAAACCTTGATCATAAGGCAATATTTAGAAGACAAAATCCCCACCATTTCTGATGAGGGTTTGCTTTTCTGGTGAGCCCACCAGGACTTAAACCTGGGACCAAAGGATTCCGGCTTGTGTTAGTTTCCTAACTCCCTGGACTATGCCTTCATCATATCGATTGCTCGACTTAGATGGGTGCCGTTTAGTCTCTATCCCAAATTACTTTGAGCAGCTTTAATCATTTTTTTCACCTCAAGACTCTCATTAATGGAGTGAATGGTAATTTGCGGATTTTGTTTAACAAAAACGCGAAACACTTCGTCTGCAAATGCCTGACCAATTGATTCAACACCCTTAAAATCCAACAGTACAGTCTTAAAACGATCAACGCGATTTAAAATTCGCTTTGCCTGAGAGCGCGAAATAAGCTGGCCACCTTCGTGTAGAGCCAGCTTCACCGGAACAACGGTTTTATTAAACGCGTAATCTTCGTCTTCTGTACCACTAAAACTATCAAATACCGTACGCAATATTCTTTCTGAATTAAGCGCTATTTTCATAACAACCCTAGTTCCTTGATGACTTTTTTCGTTATGAAGTAAAAAGTCCATTCCCGAACCGTCAGCGTGTGTAAAGACTAAATCACCAGAGAAAATAAAGAATTCATCAAAAGCACGGGATGAGAAAAAGATTCCTTGCCCAGTATGATTACTTGGATCAGTAGTGAGCTTTCCTTTGCTCAATTCCAAAATAGACTCACGTGCATCGTGCAGCTTTAATAATCTAGCAATATGGTTAAAAATTCCCTCGCCATTATCAACAATTGATATTGAAACAGAATCGGGCGTTCTTTCCACGTTGATGTAGACCTCAGTACCCTCTGAATGATCAATGGCGTTGTTTAGCATTTCAGTAAAACCGTAATGGCAAATATTGGCAATTTCTTTAGGCAAGCCATTAAATATTTCACCAAAATCACGCGAATAGACTTCAGACTCCTCAAGCCCCTTTAATTTAAATAGGCCATCATGAAATCGTTTCACACCCAACTGATATACACGCGCCTTCGTACTACCGCTGGAAGCTAAAAATCCATCCTTAACTAACGCTGCAAAATGTGCATGGATAGCCTGCCTAGTAAGGCCGAACCTGTCCATTGCGGCATGAGCTAAATCGAGTTGATTGGCTCTAACGCCATCCACCAAGAACTGACGTATTTCTTGGGAGCGCTTTGTATTGGCAAATTTCATGTCTATTTTTGTAAAGTTTTATGAAATTATTGTAAAGTTTTATGAAATTATTGTAAAGTTTTTGGTCAAGGATTGACAAGAAACCCTGAATAAATAGTACTTATATGCGCTCTGAGGCCCTTTTAACCCTATTATCGCCAAATCCAAGCTGAGTCTCTTTGGTAGTAGCTCGTATCCACTTGTTATCCACCTTATAGCGACATTGCCATACACATACTTTAGCTTCTGAGCCCAGGCTAGGACAACCTGATTGGAGGAATTACTGGAGTCAATTTAGCCAAAAGAAAGTGTGGCTAAGAGTGCTGACTAATGGAGGGTTTGTGGGGATGAATGGAAGGTAATAGATGGGGCGAGCGTTACTTAAAGTAACGCTTAAAAGACAAAACCCCCACCATTACTGATGAGGGTTTGCTTTTCTGGTGGGCCCACCAGGACTTGAACCTGGGACCAAAGGATTATGAGTCCTCTGCTCTAACCAACTGAGCTATAGGCCCGTATAAACCTTGTTGGAATCTATAAGTGGCTATTGTAATAGTTTCCCCGTGCTGACGAATGTGCTGACTGTGCCAACCCTGTCAAACCTATACGCCTTGTGGTTTAGAGTGCCCAATCCTAATTGTTAGAGTTGTTTGATGGTGCAGAAACAAAAAAGCCACTGCGAACAGTGGCTTTTTGAGATGCTAAGTTTATTTAGAACTTGTAGCCAAGACCTACCAAAAATTGGTAGGCTGATGGGGTTTGTTTTTGACTAATGGTGCCATCTCCAACATTCCCACTGAGGGTTGTTGAGGAATACGAGTAGTAATTGCCTTCGCCAAATACATA
Above is a genomic segment from Polynucleobacter sp. MG-5-Ahmo-C2 containing:
- a CDS encoding NAD(P)H-dependent oxidoreductase — encoded protein: MSLIHKLQWRYATKKMDPSKMVPQEKVDQILEAIRLTASSSGLQPYEVLVITNQEIREQIKPIANGQSQITDCSHLLVFAAWDNYTAERINDAFDMTEEIRNFTSEAGTAYRQMLLKAYPARDAEVNFTHAAKQVYIGLGTALIAAAYEEVDSTPMEGFDPKALDAILNLRETGLRSVVMLPLGYRKSDEDWLLKLKKVRRPKESFISWIK
- a CDS encoding DsbA family oxidoreductase — protein: MKPTIKIDYVSDIACPWCAVGLGNLNQAIAQLSDKVDFEVHFRPFELNPNMPLGGQDAIEHLTEKYGLSAEQVKANQANIRTKALEAGFEFHPEGRKRVYNTFNAHRLLYWVAKEYDLQKQAALKKELLNTYFCMAVNLDDQNNLLEAVKRAGLDAQRAQEVLSANEFANEVRKEEAAYTGAGISSVPSIILNDQYLLQGAQAPESFVNAFEQRIQGA
- a CDS encoding amidase, with product MKKIIGITEACNLIAANQLKPMDVVQASFDKANEVEPVLKAFVSRASMESMARQIKSGPLSGIPIAVKDIINTFDLPTTNGSPIYKDKTPVEDAAIVKKIRSLGGVIFGKSVTTEFAWRNPGPTTNPINAEHTPGGSSSGSAASVGAGIVPLALGSQTQGSIIRPAAYCGVVGYKASYGAVSKSGAHALSYSLDHIGFFTRSVDDMAFAFNNLKNSDSSDPELIVLPDLVFSVNRELPMLDKPKIALLETPLDHMMSDDQKQALKLAAQKLEESGAVVQKLSLPQEYWDAIQAMNLIMESEAAEIHAAHSEKVNDLLSIHIQELVARGLQHSAPAYIAAKFLQKKLRASIGAYFDEFDAFLMAPASGEAPKSLVSTGDPIFCALWSFLGIPSITIPAGKSRNGLPLGIQLIGNYRSDVKLLSVAKFSEFALGHHSKVF
- a CDS encoding ABC transporter substrate-binding protein, with protein sequence MKSIYRKLQVTVAALAISGASFSATAEVKTVTISQAFQSMLYLPLYVAIDKGFFKDQGLSVIKETAGSPTAALSSVLSGSSQFSIHGPEWTAIAASKGANVGVISNAVNGAAVWIATAPDVKFTSIKDIKGQKVVTGLMPTTSTSLFLKLLKENGMSDKDIDMIQVPLGTEPAALLGGQAKVAVLYEPGLDQVAIKGMKVVLGFPKTYGAYAFSSITAMKTVDPVSAQRMVNGMEVALRFMAKDPKGAIEVAKKEFPTLDPQVVENAVTRMMSENVFPKSVQITPAALKISMDTQIALGNLKEQPVFENFINETYIQNAIKLK
- a CDS encoding ABC transporter permease; translation: MSQEKRNMSQMLDTGLGKSLIQILSVVIFFAIWQTLAEFGLISEFLIGTPFGIWKRFIASVMDYSIFIDTGYTLWEALLGFVIGTLVGTSIGLLLWYSKWVSQIVEPFIVAINSVPKIALAPIILLWFGTGLGAKVVLVVSMTAIIALIAAHQATKEADKDLQSLLYSMGADRKQIFRQVVVPSSMPAIVSNFRINVGFGLVGAVVGEFISSKAGLGHMIYNASSLYELNSVWVGLFMLMIVGFFLYHGIDALERLLFPWRDDAGRTQIRM
- a CDS encoding ABC transporter ATP-binding protein, whose protein sequence is MTNPVVQLSLDSIHKSFASKGGPVPVLNGLTFDVMEQDFLSIIGPSGCGKSTIFNIIAGLLETDSGNMIYRGNKIQSLRGKVGYMMQKDLLFPWRTVLENVMLGLRVRGEDDANGVEKARDYLNTFGLSGFEKAYPQTLSGGMRQRVALIRTLLMDPDILLLDEPFSALDYQTRLYLESVLLDAVAKFKKTVILVTHDIDEAVALSKRVVALSTRPTLVKNVHQIDIERSSPIEARSHKNFGEYFHLLCSELDIQTRKDEVV
- a CDS encoding nitroreductase family protein, which translates into the protein MNTFDVIRERRAVKHFDPSHEFTKQETDQLLDLAMQAPSSFNIQHWRLVNVTDKALRAQLREAANNQAQVTEASLLFVVTVDIKAWEKDPARYWVNAPKEAQDILVPWIHPFYAGKEQLQRDEAMRSAGIMLQTMMLSAKAMGYDSCPMVGFDFDKVAELIHLPKDYAIAAMLVIGKGIKPAWPKPGFIPKSEMIIENHF
- a CDS encoding STAS-like domain-containing protein → MKFANTKRSQEIRQFLVDGVRANQLDLAHAAMDRFGLTRQAIHAHFAALVKDGFLASSGSTKARVYQLGVKRFHDGLFKLKGLEESEVYSRDFGEIFNGLPKEIANICHYGFTEMLNNAIDHSEGTEVYINVERTPDSVSISIVDNGEGIFNHIARLLKLHDARESILELSKGKLTTDPSNHTGQGIFFSSRAFDEFFIFSGDLVFTHADGSGMDFLLHNEKSHQGTRVVMKIALNSERILRTVFDSFSGTEDEDYAFNKTVVPVKLALHEGGQLISRSQAKRILNRVDRFKTVLLDFKGVESIGQAFADEVFRVFVKQNPQITIHSINESLEVKKMIKAAQSNLG